In the genome of Micromonospora sp. Llam0, the window CCGACGCAGCCGGGCGTTCATGTTCCGGATCAGGAACACCGTCGCGGCGGCGAGCAGCAGGAGCAGGAACAGTCCCATCGGCCCGGCCAGACCACCGCTGCGGGTGTCCCCGAAGTTGTTCACCGCCAGGACATGGACAGCACTCAGCACGATCGGACCCCTCTGCGTCGCTGACGTCGACTACACGTTACGCCCGGTGGATCAGGAGCGGCCGAGCCCCTCACGAATCCCGGCAAACAGGTCGGATTCCGGCTTCGGGCTCTCGACGAACGACCGGACCAACTCGAAATCCTCGGTCGGCCAGGCCTGCCGCTGCACCTCCATCGGCACCTGGAACCAGAAGCCGTCCGGATCGACCTGGGTGGCGTGTGCGCGCAACGCGTCGTCGCGGACCGGGAAGTAGTCGGCGCAGTCGACCCGGGTGGTGATCCGGTCGCCCTTGTCCGGGCGCTCCTCCCACCGGTCCATCCACTCCTGGTACGGCGACTCCCGACCGATCGCGAGCATCCCCTCGTGCAGCGCGAGAATCCGCGCCTTGGTGAAGCTCATGCAGTAGTACAGCTTCAACGGCTGCCACGGCTCACCACCGACACCCGGGTAGCGGGCCGGGTCACCGGCCGCCTCGAACGCGGCGACGCTGACCCGGTTGCACATGATGTGGTCCGGGTGCGGATAACCGCCGTCCTCGTCGTAGGTGGTCACCACGTGCGGACGGAACTCCCGCATCAACCGCACCAGCGGCCCGGCCGCCTCCTCCAGCGGCTCCAGGGCGAAACACCCGTCCGGCAGCGGCGGCAGCGGGTCGCCCTCGGGCAGCCCCGAGTCGACGAAGCCCAACCAGGCCTGCTCGACGCCGAGGATCGCCCGGGCGGCGTCCATCTCGGCCCGGCGGATCTCGGCAATGTTCTCCCAGACGTCCGGCCGGTCGAGTTTCGGGTTCAGCACGCTGCCCCGCTCCCCGCCGGTGCAGGTCACCACCAGCACCTGGGCGCCTTCCGCGACGTACCGGGCCATCGTCGCGGCACCCTTGCTGGACTCGTCGTCCGGATGGGCGTGCACCGCCATCAGACGCAGTTGCTCAGCCAACGAAAACGCTCCCTCATCCCGTGCCTGACATCCCCTGCCGGCGGCGTCCGGGCCCGGCTGCGACAATGGGGCCCGTCGACCATTCTCGCCGACCGCACCGACACGTCCGCCAAGGAGTTCCGTCCCGGGTGACCGACACGTCCGCCACAACCGCACCGACCGCCGCCATGTTCCCACCCGGGCGGTACGGCCGGCGACGCGCGCCCCGAGTGCGCCGGCCGTGGCTCGTCGCGCTGCTCACGGCGGTGGCGGTGCTGGTCGGGACGGCGATCGCCGGCCGGCTGTACACGCTCTACGGCGACCCGCTGCACCAGCCCGAGGTGATCACCTACACCGAGGCCACCGAGGCCGGGATCACCATCGACTTCGCCGTCACGGTGCCCCCCGGCGGGGCGACGACCTGCCTGGTCAGGGCCCGATCGCGGGACGGGGCGGAGGTGGGCCGGTCCGAGGTGACCGTCCGGGCCGAACCGGGCGAACGACACGTCCGCACCACGTACCGACTGGCCACCGAACGGGTCGCGTTCCTGGGCGAGGTGCCACGCTGCCGACCCGCCGACTGACCAGCCGACCGTGACCCTCGCCACACCCACCGGGGCGGGTGGCGAGCCGGCGGCCGGCACACCCGGGCCGTTGCAACCCCGGTACCTCGGTGCGGATCGCTGGTACGTTGGTAGTTCGACCTCGACCGCCCGCAAGCCCACAAGGAGATCGTCTGTGTCCACGACCGACCGCGAGGCGCCCACCACCTGGCTGTCCCAGGACGCTTACGACCGGCTCCAGGCCGAGCTCAACGAGCTGATCGCCGGACGGACGGCGATGGCCGCCGAAATCAACGCCCGTCGGGAGGAAGGCGACCTGCGGGAGAACGGCGGGTACCACGCCGCCCGCGAGGAGCAGGGCAAGCAGGAGGCACGGATCCGCTACCTGCAGGAGCTGCTGCGTACCGCCAAGGTCGGCGAGGCACCGAACGCGGACAGCGTCGCGCCCGGCACGGTCGTCACGATCCACTTTGACGACGACCCCGCCGACACCGAGACCTTCCTGCTCGGCTCCCGGGAGATCTCCTCGACGACCGAGCTGACCGTCTACAGCCCGGAGTCCGCGCTCGGTCAGGCCATCCTGGGCAGCCGGCAGGGTCAGACGGTGACCTACACCGCGCCGAGCGGCGCGGACATCAAGGTCACCGTCGACAAGTTCGAGCCCTTCGCCGGCTGAATTCGCGGCCGCCGTGGCGGCGGTGGGTCAGTCAGCGGGGACGGGTCAGTCAGCGGTGGCGAACGCCACCTGGTAGCCGCGATCACGGAGCACCTCGACCAACTCGGTCGAGTGCTCCGGTCCGCGGGTCTCCACCGACAGGCCGACTTGGACCTCACCCAACCGCAGGTGCGGGTTGCGCCGCTGATGATCGACGTCGACCACGTTCGCCCGCCGCTCGGCGATCAGCGCCAGCAGCGCGGCCAGCTCGCCGGGCCGATCGCCGCACCGCACGGTGAACCGCAGGTACCGGCCAGCTGCGGCCAGGCCGTACTCGATCACCCGCAACAGCAGCAACGGGTCTACGTTGCCGCCGGACAGCACCGCGACCGTCGGGGTGGACGGCCGCACCGCGCCGGACAGCAACGCCGCCACCGCGGCCGAACCGGCCGGTTCGACCACCTGCTTGCCCCGCTCCAGCAGCATCAGCAGCGCCCGTGACAGGTCCTCCTCGGTGACCGTCACGATCTCGTCGACCAACGTGCTGACGTGCGCGAAGGTCAGGTCGCCGGGGCGTCCCACGGCGATGCCGTCGGCGATCGTACGGTAGTCGGCCAACCGCACCGGGGCGCCGGCGGCCAGCGACGGCGGGTACGCGGCCGCGCTGTCCGCCTGCACGCCGATCACCCGTACGTCCGGGCGCAGCGCCTTGACCACCACCGCGATCCCGGAGATCAGCCCGCCGCCACCCACCGCCGTGACGATGGTGGTGACCTCTGGGCACTGCTCCAGGATCTCCAGCGCCACGGTGCCCTGACCGGCGATGACGTCCGGATGGTCGAACGGGTGGATGAGCACCGCGCCGGTACGGTCGGCGAACTCCCGGGCCGCCTCCAACGCCTCGTCCACGGTGGCACCGGCGAACTCGACCTCGGCGCCGTACCTTCTGGTCGCGGCGACCTTCGGCAACGGCGCGCCGGTCGGCATGAACACCGTCGCCCCGATGTCCAGCAGCCCGGCGGCGAGTGCCACGCCCTGGGCGTGGTTGCCGGCGCTGGCCGCGACCACCCCGCGCCGCCGCTGCCGCTCGGTCAGCCGGGAGATCCGCAGGTACGCGCCCCGCACCTTGTAGGAGCCGGCCCGCTGCAGGTTCTCGCACTTCAACCACACCGGACCGCCGAGCAGGGCGGTCAACGGCCGGGACGGCTCCAGTGGAGTCACCCGTACCACGTCCGCCAGGACGTCCCGGGCGGCCAGGACGTCCGGCAGTCCGACCAGTTCCGTCATACCGTGCTGTCCACTCTAGGCCACGACGGGGCGTGCCGGGGCCACGGTGCCATCATCTCCAGCTGGCCGGCCACGGCGAGCAGCAGCAGCTCCGAGCCGGGCGGCCCGACCAGTTGGACCCCGACCGGCAGGCCGTCCGGGCGCAGCCCGGCCGGCGCCACCAACGCGGGCAGGCCGGCCATGTTCCACGGCGCGGCGTACGGGGCGTACCGCACGCAGCTCCACATGTTCGCCGCCCAGGACCGGCGCGCCCAGCTGGTCGCGGCCGGCGGGGTGCTGGCCAGCGCCGGGGTCAGCAGCACGTCGGCGCGCTGATCGGTGAAGAACCCGGTCATCCGGTCCCGCCAGGCGGTCCGGTCGGCTTCCCGGACGTACCCACGTCGTTGTGCCCACCGGCCGAGCGCGACGTGCCGGCGGGTCCGTGGCTGCAGGTCCCGGCCGCCGGCCCGGCCGGCGGCGGCGTCCTCGGCCGCGGCGGCGAACCAGGTGGACAGCCCGCGCAGCCCCAGCGAGGCCGGATAGTGCAGCTCGGTGCCGACCACGTCGTGGCCGGCCTCGGTGAGCCGGCGCGCCGTCGCCGCCACCGCGTCCCGGTTGGCCGCGTCGGCCCGCAGCCCGGCCACCGGCGAGGTGAGCGAGACCGCCACCCGCAGCCGGCCCGGCTGGACCAGCTTCTCCGGTCGCCGGCCGGCGAGCACCGCGAAGCCGGTCGCGGCGTCCGCCACGCAGGTCGTCAGGATGCCGTGCTCGGTGAGGCCGAACCAGTCCTCGGTACCGAGTTGTCGCGGAACCACGTCGCGGCCCGGCTTGAGCCCGAGCAGGCCACAGCAGGCGGCCGGGATCCGGATCGAGCCGAATCCGTCGTTGCCGTGTGCGATCGGCACCATGCCGCTGGCCACCGCGGCAGCCGCGCCGCCGGAGGAACCACCCGGGGTGCGTGACAGCTGCCAGGGGTTGCGGCTGGTCGCCGTGGCGTCGTCGGTGGTCGCCCAGAGCCCGAGCTCCGGCATCCGGGTGACCCCGACGACGACCGCGCCGGCACCGCGCATCCGGCGGACGATCTCGTGGTCGTGTTCGGCCACCGGGGTCCGCGCGGCGGCCGATCCGCGCCAGGTCGGCAGCCCGGCGACCGGGGTGTTCTCCTTGATCGCCACTGGCACCCCGGCGAGTGGCAGGTTCGCCAGGTCCTCCTGCTCGTCGACCTTCTCCGCTTCGACGATGGCCTCGCCGCCGCGGACCGCCCGGAAGGCGGACAGCTCCGGGTCGGCTCGGGCGATGTGGTCGAGATGGTCGGCAACGACCCGGGTCGCCGAGGTGTCACCCCGGCGTACGGCCCGGGCGATCTGCCGGGCGGTGGTTCCGACCCAGGTCGGTACGATGTCGTGCACGGCACCTCCAGGCAGCCGGTACGCGGTTCGCGTCGCTGTGCGGACCCGTCGCCGGACCCGCCCGGTGTCGGGCCGGCCCGGGGTGGGCCCGCCCGTCGGATCTCGCCGACGGATCCTCAGCCGAGCGCCTGATCCAGGTCAGCCAGCAGGTCGTCCACGGTTTCGATTCCGACAGACAGTCGCACGAGATCGCCGGGGACTTCAAGAGGCGAGCCGGCGGCGCTCGCGTGGGTCATCCGTCCAGGATGTTCGATCAACGATTCGACCCCGCCGAGCGATTCGGCGAGTACGAACAGTCGGGCCCGGTTGCAGATCCGCACCGCTTCCGCCGCACCGCCGGCCGCCCGGAACGAGACCATCCCACCGAACCGGCGCATCTGCTTGGCCGCCGTCTCGTGGCCGGGGTGGTCGCGGTGTCCGGGGTAGAGCACCTGGCGTACCGCCGGGTGCTGGTCGAGGAATTCGACGATCCGCTCGGCGTTGTCGCAGTGCCGTTCCATCCGTACGCCCAGGGTCTTGATCCCGCGCAGGGTGAGCCAGGCGTCGAAGGGCCCGTTCACCGCGCCCATGGCGTTCTGGTGGAAGGCCAGCTCGGCGGCGAGCTCCGGATCGTCGGTGACCAGCGCGCCACCGACCACGTCGGAGTGTCCACCGAGATATTTGGTGGTGGAGTGGACCACCACGTCGGCACCGAGCGCCAGCGGCTGCTGCAGGTACGGCGAGGCGAAGGTGTTGTCCACCACGAGCCGCGCCGCGACGTCGCGGGCCAGGGCGGCCAGTCCGGCGATGTCGGCGATGCCGAGCAGCGGGTTCGTCGGGGTTTCCGCCCAGATCATCCGGGTACGACCGGGTTGTACCGCTGCCCGGACCGCGTCGACGTCGGAGATCCGCGCGGCGGTCCAGGTCAGTCCCCAGCGTTCGGCGACCTTGGCGAACAGCCGGAAGGTGCCGCCGTACGCGTCGTCCGGAATGATCACGTGGTCGCCGGGCCGGCAGACGGTACGCAGCAGCGTGTCCTCAGCCGCCAGACCGCTGGCGAAGGCGAGCCCGGCCCGGCCCCCCTCGATCGCGGCCAGGCATTCCTGCAGCGCGTCCCGGGTCGGGTTGGCCGAC includes:
- the mca gene encoding mycothiol conjugate amidase Mca, encoding MAVHAHPDDESSKGAATMARYVAEGAQVLVVTCTGGERGSVLNPKLDRPDVWENIAEIRRAEMDAARAILGVEQAWLGFVDSGLPEGDPLPPLPDGCFALEPLEEAAGPLVRLMREFRPHVVTTYDEDGGYPHPDHIMCNRVSVAAFEAAGDPARYPGVGGEPWQPLKLYYCMSFTKARILALHEGMLAIGRESPYQEWMDRWEERPDKGDRITTRVDCADYFPVRDDALRAHATQVDPDGFWFQVPMEVQRQAWPTEDFELVRSFVESPKPESDLFAGIREGLGRS
- a CDS encoding DUF4307 domain-containing protein, with protein sequence MTDTSATTAPTAAMFPPGRYGRRRAPRVRRPWLVALLTAVAVLVGTAIAGRLYTLYGDPLHQPEVITYTEATEAGITIDFAVTVPPGGATTCLVRARSRDGAEVGRSEVTVRAEPGERHVRTTYRLATERVAFLGEVPRCRPAD
- the greA gene encoding transcription elongation factor GreA, with amino-acid sequence MSTTDREAPTTWLSQDAYDRLQAELNELIAGRTAMAAEINARREEGDLRENGGYHAAREEQGKQEARIRYLQELLRTAKVGEAPNADSVAPGTVVTIHFDDDPADTETFLLGSREISSTTELTVYSPESALGQAILGSRQGQTVTYTAPSGADIKVTVDKFEPFAG
- the ilvA gene encoding threonine ammonia-lyase, which produces MTELVGLPDVLAARDVLADVVRVTPLEPSRPLTALLGGPVWLKCENLQRAGSYKVRGAYLRISRLTERQRRRGVVAASAGNHAQGVALAAGLLDIGATVFMPTGAPLPKVAATRRYGAEVEFAGATVDEALEAAREFADRTGAVLIHPFDHPDVIAGQGTVALEILEQCPEVTTIVTAVGGGGLISGIAVVVKALRPDVRVIGVQADSAAAYPPSLAAGAPVRLADYRTIADGIAVGRPGDLTFAHVSTLVDEIVTVTEEDLSRALLMLLERGKQVVEPAGSAAVAALLSGAVRPSTPTVAVLSGGNVDPLLLLRVIEYGLAAAGRYLRFTVRCGDRPGELAALLALIAERRANVVDVDHQRRNPHLRLGEVQVGLSVETRGPEHSTELVEVLRDRGYQVAFATAD
- a CDS encoding amidase, giving the protein MHDIVPTWVGTTARQIARAVRRGDTSATRVVADHLDHIARADPELSAFRAVRGGEAIVEAEKVDEQEDLANLPLAGVPVAIKENTPVAGLPTWRGSAAARTPVAEHDHEIVRRMRGAGAVVVGVTRMPELGLWATTDDATATSRNPWQLSRTPGGSSGGAAAAVASGMVPIAHGNDGFGSIRIPAACCGLLGLKPGRDVVPRQLGTEDWFGLTEHGILTTCVADAATGFAVLAGRRPEKLVQPGRLRVAVSLTSPVAGLRADAANRDAVAATARRLTEAGHDVVGTELHYPASLGLRGLSTWFAAAAEDAAAGRAGGRDLQPRTRRHVALGRWAQRRGYVREADRTAWRDRMTGFFTDQRADVLLTPALASTPPAATSWARRSWAANMWSCVRYAPYAAPWNMAGLPALVAPAGLRPDGLPVGVQLVGPPGSELLLLAVAGQLEMMAPWPRHAPSWPRVDSTV
- a CDS encoding cystathionine gamma-synthase: MTYGFDTIAIHAGQEPEARTGAVVPPIHQTSTYAQDEVGVPRAGYEYSRSANPTRDALQECLAAIEGGRAGLAFASGLAAEDTLLRTVCRPGDHVIIPDDAYGGTFRLFAKVAERWGLTWTAARISDVDAVRAAVQPGRTRMIWAETPTNPLLGIADIAGLAALARDVAARLVVDNTFASPYLQQPLALGADVVVHSTTKYLGGHSDVVGGALVTDDPELAAELAFHQNAMGAVNGPFDAWLTLRGIKTLGVRMERHCDNAERIVEFLDQHPAVRQVLYPGHRDHPGHETAAKQMRRFGGMVSFRAAGGAAEAVRICNRARLFVLAESLGGVESLIEHPGRMTHASAAGSPLEVPGDLVRLSVGIETVDDLLADLDQALG